In one Cupriavidus taiwanensis genomic region, the following are encoded:
- a CDS encoding CpaF family protein: MSIREQLANAGPAFTANGHAAIQFATSAASVSGGYHQLKRDVHETVLDRVELERLARYPQEQVRQEITALVNLIVDEQKVLLNDNERRQLTVEIYDEMFGFGPLEPLLKDPTVSDILVNTARQTYVERRGKLELTDVVFYDDAHLMKVIEKIVSRVGRRIDETSPMVDARLPDGSRVNAIIPPSAIDGPLLSIRRFAVNPLQVADLVNLRSLTPPMAQLLQALSQAKVNVLVSGGTGSGKTTLLNILSGFIPEDERVVTIEDAAELQLRQPHVLRLETRPPNIEGKGEITQRALVRNALRMRPDRIILGEVRGGEALDMLNAMNTGHEGSLTTIHANTPRDALTRLENMVSMAGLTMPAKAMRQQIASAITVIVQAARMNDGRRKIISIQEITGMEGDIINMQEIFTFQRTGVDKDGAVRGNFRATGVYPKFAERLRVFGVGLPDDTYDPAKRYEV; encoded by the coding sequence ATGTCGATCCGAGAACAACTGGCCAATGCCGGGCCCGCCTTCACTGCCAACGGCCACGCCGCGATCCAGTTTGCGACCTCGGCCGCCTCCGTATCGGGCGGCTACCACCAGCTCAAGCGCGACGTGCACGAGACCGTGCTCGACCGCGTCGAGCTGGAGCGACTGGCACGGTACCCGCAGGAGCAAGTGCGCCAGGAGATCACCGCGCTGGTCAACCTGATCGTCGACGAGCAGAAGGTGCTGCTCAACGACAACGAGCGCCGCCAGCTGACCGTCGAGATCTACGACGAGATGTTCGGCTTCGGCCCGCTCGAGCCGCTGCTGAAAGACCCGACGGTGTCAGACATCCTGGTCAACACCGCGCGCCAGACCTATGTCGAACGGCGCGGCAAGCTGGAACTGACCGACGTCGTGTTCTACGACGACGCGCATCTGATGAAGGTGATCGAGAAGATCGTGTCGCGCGTCGGGCGCCGCATCGACGAAACCAGCCCGATGGTCGACGCGCGCCTGCCGGACGGCTCGCGCGTCAACGCCATCATTCCGCCCTCGGCCATCGACGGACCGCTGCTGTCGATCCGCCGCTTTGCCGTGAATCCGCTGCAAGTAGCCGACCTGGTCAACCTGCGCAGCCTGACGCCGCCGATGGCGCAACTGCTGCAGGCGCTGTCGCAGGCGAAGGTCAACGTGCTGGTGTCGGGCGGCACCGGCAGCGGCAAGACCACGCTGCTGAACATCCTGTCGGGCTTTATTCCCGAAGACGAGCGCGTGGTTACGATCGAGGATGCCGCGGAACTGCAGCTGCGCCAGCCTCACGTGCTGCGGCTGGAAACGCGCCCGCCCAATATCGAAGGCAAGGGCGAGATCACGCAGCGCGCCCTGGTGCGCAACGCGCTGCGCATGCGCCCGGACCGCATCATCCTGGGCGAAGTACGCGGCGGCGAGGCGCTCGACATGCTCAATGCGATGAACACCGGCCATGAAGGCTCGCTCACCACCATCCACGCCAACACCCCGCGCGATGCGCTGACGCGGCTGGAAAACATGGTCAGCATGGCGGGCCTGACCATGCCGGCCAAGGCCATGCGGCAGCAGATCGCCTCGGCCATCACGGTGATCGTGCAGGCCGCGCGCATGAACGATGGCCGCCGCAAGATCATCAGCATCCAGGAGATCACCGGCATGGAGGGCGACATCATCAACATGCAGGAGATCTTCACGTTCCAGCGCACCGGGGTGGACAAGGACGGCGCCGTGCGCGGCAACTTCCGCGCCACCGGGGTCTATCCCAAGTTTGCCGAGCGGCTGCGCGTATTCGGCGTGGGACTGCCTGACGATACCTACGACCCCGCCAAGCGCTACGAAGTCTGA
- a CDS encoding TadE/TadG family type IV pilus assembly protein — translation MKRCWQRRRSRRGAVAVEFALVLVPLLMLVTGVAEFGRAIYQYNALTKATRDAARFLSQYAPSEPNYPVAQAKCIAVYGKTTCGGTALVNGLSTSMVVVCDRVDSSGCAGKQFANVAIYEGGGSSGTPAGTINLVAVKIAGFTYSPMQTYLNVGALAFSDITTIMRQVL, via the coding sequence ATGAAGCGATGCTGGCAACGCAGGCGCAGCCGCCGCGGCGCGGTCGCCGTGGAGTTCGCGCTGGTCCTGGTGCCCTTGCTGATGCTGGTGACCGGCGTGGCGGAATTCGGGCGCGCCATCTACCAGTACAACGCCCTGACCAAGGCCACGCGCGACGCGGCGCGCTTCCTGTCGCAGTACGCGCCGAGCGAACCGAACTACCCGGTGGCCCAGGCCAAGTGCATCGCCGTCTATGGCAAGACCACCTGCGGCGGCACGGCGCTGGTGAACGGCCTCAGCACGTCGATGGTGGTGGTGTGCGATCGGGTCGACTCGAGCGGCTGCGCCGGCAAGCAGTTTGCCAACGTTGCCATTTACGAAGGCGGCGGCAGTTCCGGCACGCCGGCGGGAACCATCAACCTGGTGGCAGTGAAGATCGCGGGCTTTACCTACTCGCCCATGCAGACCTACCTCAACGTGGGGGCCCTGGCGTTCTCAGACATCACAACGATAATGAGGCAGGTGCTATGA
- a CDS encoding type II and III secretion system protein family protein, translated as MNQTRSDAAGGTRILVLAAILCTPLAAAAQAAVEAGNLTKATAPAAAKAPQGPMQMTISMTPGAAAPAAQAPAATAAEARGPNCTGAIRGESSVVVPVGKSQLITLQEPVRNRTLGNPSVVQATMVSPQTLYVLGRTVGTTNMIVQGRSGSCSIINVVVNADAGGLQTSLGQLLPGESGIRVTTAADNLVLTGSVTNAQAAQQAMEIAQAYANAAHSGDGNGNGNGSRKGNVLNMLSVDTPQQVMLEVKVAEVSKTLLNQLGSAVNLQGGFGSWTGGLVTSLLTGASAAVFGSKANNLPFEFAIDAQKNDSLVKILAEPNLVTISGQEASFLAGGKIYIPVAQANVLNGAGTVTLQEEEFGVGLKFTPTVLANGRIHLKVAPEVSELSPTGATIRGGTLAGQTILPVITTRRASTTVQMRDGESFAIGGLLTDSARGSLKALPGAGEVPVLGTLFRSTQYQQDLSELVFIITPRLVKPMQTNNYPLPTDSFSTPNPLSLYFMGNMEGDGKRPTQPAPAPSQPAAPAAVPAAPPAAPRGEGAPATSVSAVPTGRPLDEPAPAAPPAVAAAGPRPSVPVPVPATPARSSAVAPAPAEDNAARIARIEATAARLAQARAAAAATTGRTAAGGN; from the coding sequence ATGAACCAGACACGATCCGACGCCGCAGGCGGTACCCGCATCCTGGTGCTGGCCGCCATCCTCTGCACGCCACTGGCTGCCGCGGCCCAGGCCGCGGTCGAGGCAGGCAACCTGACCAAGGCCACCGCACCGGCAGCGGCCAAGGCGCCACAGGGCCCGATGCAGATGACCATCAGCATGACGCCCGGTGCGGCCGCGCCGGCCGCGCAGGCCCCGGCCGCCACGGCGGCGGAAGCGCGCGGCCCCAACTGCACCGGTGCCATCCGCGGTGAATCGAGCGTGGTCGTGCCAGTCGGCAAGTCGCAGCTGATCACGTTGCAGGAACCGGTGCGCAACCGTACCCTGGGGAACCCGAGCGTAGTGCAGGCCACCATGGTGTCGCCGCAGACGCTCTATGTGCTGGGCCGCACGGTCGGTACCACCAACATGATCGTGCAGGGCCGCAGCGGCAGCTGCAGCATCATCAACGTGGTGGTCAACGCCGATGCCGGCGGGCTGCAGACCTCGCTCGGCCAGCTGCTGCCCGGCGAGTCGGGCATCCGCGTGACCACGGCCGCCGACAACCTCGTGCTGACTGGCAGTGTTACCAACGCGCAAGCCGCGCAGCAGGCGATGGAAATTGCCCAGGCGTACGCCAATGCAGCGCACAGCGGCGACGGCAACGGCAATGGCAATGGCAGCCGGAAAGGCAACGTGCTTAACATGCTGTCGGTCGATACCCCGCAGCAGGTCATGCTGGAAGTCAAGGTGGCCGAGGTGTCCAAGACGCTGCTGAACCAGCTCGGTTCCGCGGTGAACCTGCAGGGCGGCTTCGGCTCCTGGACCGGCGGCCTGGTGACATCGCTGCTGACCGGCGCGTCGGCGGCGGTCTTCGGCAGCAAGGCCAACAACCTGCCGTTCGAGTTCGCCATCGACGCGCAGAAGAACGACAGCCTGGTCAAGATCCTGGCAGAGCCGAACCTGGTCACCATCAGCGGCCAGGAAGCCAGCTTCCTCGCGGGCGGCAAGATCTATATCCCGGTGGCGCAGGCCAACGTGCTGAACGGCGCCGGCACCGTCACGCTGCAGGAAGAAGAGTTCGGCGTGGGCCTGAAGTTCACGCCCACGGTACTGGCCAATGGCCGCATCCACCTGAAGGTGGCACCGGAGGTGTCCGAACTGTCGCCGACCGGCGCCACCATCCGTGGCGGCACGCTGGCGGGACAGACCATCCTGCCGGTGATCACGACCCGGCGCGCCTCCACCACCGTGCAGATGCGCGACGGCGAGAGCTTCGCCATCGGCGGCCTGCTGACCGACAGCGCGCGCGGCTCGCTCAAGGCGCTGCCGGGCGCCGGCGAAGTGCCGGTGCTGGGCACGCTGTTCCGCAGCACGCAGTACCAGCAGGACCTGTCCGAGCTGGTGTTCATCATCACGCCGCGCCTGGTCAAGCCGATGCAGACCAATAACTATCCGCTGCCGACCGACAGCTTCTCCACGCCCAACCCGCTGTCGCTGTACTTCATGGGCAATATGGAAGGCGACGGCAAGCGTCCGACGCAGCCGGCCCCGGCGCCGTCGCAACCCGCTGCACCGGCCGCGGTGCCCGCCGCACCGCCCGCGGCACCGCGCGGCGAAGGCGCCCCTGCCACCTCGGTTTCGGCCGTGCCGACCGGCAGGCCGCTGGACGAACCGGCGCCGGCCGCACCGCCGGCCGTGGCTGCAGCAGGCCCGCGACCGTCCGTGCCCGTGCCCGTGCCCGCGACTCCCGCGCGCAGCAGCGCGGTGGCACCGGCACCCGCCGAAGACAACGCCGCGCGCATCGCCCGCATCGAGGCGACCGCCGCCCGGCTGGCGCAAGCCAGGGCCGCGGCGGCGGCCACCACCGGCCGCACCGCAGCGGGCGGCAACTGA
- a CDS encoding type II secretion system F family protein, whose product MSTIFYAFGILLFVAVVLCVEGIYLWWNNAHGPAAKRIEARLRALSAGGHVGAEQLSILKKRLLADSPRMQQWLMRVPRIGALDRWLEQSGSTWSVAQLLGYCAMVVLCAVALIPLLPVPASLVMLGAVLAAMLPVLHVLRLRAKRLKQLEAQLPDAVDMISRALRAGHSFSGALSMVGQEMKAPIGPEFRTTFEEINYGVALDEAMTNLAMRVPVADLRYFVIAVLIQRESGGNLAEILDTIGTMVRERLKLFDKIRVLSAEGKMSAWVLGLLPFCTAGLILVVNPGFMNVLWEDPMGLRMIGGALVSMVFGVLWMRKIIRIRV is encoded by the coding sequence ATGAGTACGATCTTCTACGCCTTCGGCATCCTGCTGTTCGTCGCCGTGGTGCTCTGCGTCGAGGGCATCTACCTGTGGTGGAACAATGCCCACGGACCCGCGGCCAAGCGTATCGAAGCGCGGCTGCGGGCGCTGTCGGCCGGCGGACACGTCGGCGCCGAGCAGCTGTCGATCCTGAAGAAGCGCCTGCTGGCGGACTCGCCGCGCATGCAGCAGTGGCTGATGCGGGTGCCGCGCATCGGCGCGCTCGATCGCTGGCTCGAGCAGTCCGGCAGCACGTGGTCGGTGGCACAGCTTCTGGGGTACTGCGCGATGGTGGTGCTGTGTGCGGTCGCACTGATTCCGCTGTTGCCGGTGCCGGCTTCACTGGTGATGCTGGGTGCGGTGCTGGCCGCCATGCTGCCGGTGCTGCACGTGCTGCGCCTGCGCGCCAAGCGGCTCAAGCAGCTCGAGGCCCAGCTGCCCGATGCGGTCGACATGATCAGCCGCGCCCTGCGCGCTGGCCACTCGTTCAGCGGCGCGCTCAGCATGGTCGGGCAGGAAATGAAGGCGCCGATCGGCCCGGAGTTCCGCACCACCTTCGAAGAGATCAACTACGGCGTGGCGCTGGACGAAGCCATGACCAACCTGGCCATGCGCGTGCCGGTGGCCGACCTGCGCTACTTTGTCATCGCGGTACTGATCCAGCGCGAGAGCGGCGGCAATCTTGCCGAGATCCTCGACACGATCGGCACCATGGTGCGCGAGCGCCTGAAGCTGTTCGACAAGATCCGCGTGCTGTCGGCCGAAGGCAAGATGTCGGCATGGGTGCTGGGGCTGCTGCCGTTCTGTACCGCCGGCCTGATCCTGGTGGTCAACCCCGGTTTCATGAATGTGCTGTGGGAAGACCCGATGGGCTTGCGCATGATCGGCGGAGCGCTGGTGTCGATGGTCTTCGGCGTGCTGTGGATGCGCAAGATCATCCGGATCCGCGTCTGA
- a CDS encoding ATP-binding protein translates to MIEHHESRHATRLLEPVASGSNAEHDPLPLPAWYALPRTVADTGLDIAQLLGLLMKAAYLHRTVTLAVLTDTLKLPALVVNEVAAVAVRERLLEVAHRGASDLDVRFRLTDAGYARAAEASARCSYLGAAPVTLDAYIAAVTSHSVGHAKVSKADVTAAFRELVVPAHLLDAIGMALNTCRALMIYGPAGSGKTYLAQRLGSLLPGAVPVPHAITVAGEIVQVFDPLVHVPFDNSDASLAHRSLDRRWVLCHRPVVLSGGELTLSMLDLRYDRTAGFYQAPPHMKANNGIYIVDDLGRQLVGVDDLLNRWIVPLDRSVDMFTLNTGVRFSVPFDVWPVFSTNLEPAALGDDAFLRRLGSKLYVGPLSVDDYRDVYHRTAADFGLTSTEADFGFLVDHLHCATDTPLLACIPRDLLRLVDSGVRYHGGAAQVTEAGLQSAWQSYYGLRTTVEPMPPADTTHRGADDHRAAS, encoded by the coding sequence ATGATCGAGCATCACGAATCGCGCCACGCAACGCGGCTCTTGGAGCCCGTCGCCAGCGGCAGCAATGCCGAACATGACCCGCTGCCGCTGCCAGCCTGGTACGCGCTGCCGCGCACCGTCGCGGACACCGGCCTGGACATCGCCCAGTTGCTTGGCTTGCTGATGAAGGCCGCCTATCTGCACCGCACCGTCACGCTGGCGGTGCTGACTGACACGCTGAAGCTGCCGGCCCTGGTGGTCAATGAAGTGGCCGCCGTGGCCGTGCGCGAGCGCTTGCTGGAAGTCGCACATCGTGGCGCCAGCGACCTGGACGTCCGCTTCCGCCTCACCGATGCGGGATATGCGCGCGCGGCGGAAGCGTCTGCGCGCTGCAGCTACCTTGGCGCGGCGCCGGTCACGCTGGATGCCTACATCGCTGCCGTCACGAGCCACTCGGTTGGCCATGCGAAGGTCAGCAAGGCGGATGTCACCGCGGCCTTTCGCGAGCTGGTGGTCCCGGCACACCTGCTGGACGCGATCGGCATGGCACTCAATACATGCCGAGCGCTGATGATCTATGGCCCCGCCGGCAGTGGCAAGACTTACCTGGCGCAGCGCCTGGGCTCCCTGTTGCCCGGCGCCGTGCCGGTGCCGCACGCCATCACCGTGGCCGGGGAAATCGTCCAGGTCTTCGATCCGCTGGTACATGTTCCCTTCGACAACAGTGATGCGTCTCTGGCGCATCGCTCGCTCGACCGCCGCTGGGTCTTGTGCCATCGCCCCGTGGTGCTGTCAGGCGGTGAACTGACGCTATCCATGCTGGACCTGCGCTATGACCGCACCGCCGGCTTCTACCAGGCGCCCCCGCACATGAAGGCCAACAACGGCATCTACATCGTCGATGACCTGGGCCGCCAACTGGTCGGTGTCGACGACCTGCTCAACCGGTGGATCGTGCCGCTGGACCGGTCGGTCGACATGTTCACGCTGAACACGGGCGTGCGTTTCTCTGTGCCGTTCGACGTCTGGCCAGTGTTCTCGACCAACCTCGAACCGGCGGCGCTGGGCGACGATGCCTTCCTGCGCCGACTGGGCAGCAAGCTCTATGTGGGGCCGTTGTCGGTGGACGACTACCGCGATGTGTATCACCGCACCGCCGCCGATTTCGGACTGACCAGCACTGAAGCCGACTTCGGCTTCCTCGTGGACCACCTGCACTGCGCCACCGATACGCCATTGCTCGCCTGCATCCCCCGAGATCTGCTGCGGCTGGTGGATTCAGGCGTGCGGTACCACGGCGGCGCGGCACAGGTCACCGAAGCTGGTTTGCAGTCGGCCTGGCAGAGCTACTACGGGTTGCGCACCACGGTCGAGCCGATGCCGCCTGCGGACACCACGCACCGAGGGGCGGACGATCACCGCGCCGCAAGCTGA
- a CDS encoding A24 family peptidase — translation MQSATLATLVGPITIGIVSTAAAIDLDRRRIPNWLTFGAWLAALPMQAAIHGMAAGSLAWLYGWAAGLALFLPFYLLRGMAAGDVKLMAAVGAWLGAGMVPKIALATWLIGGVWALTLLLLTGQARATLSRVGHMLLSMAVHHRAAPPQAQASTSAGSLPYGVAIAAGTLAMLFTST, via the coding sequence ATGCAATCCGCTACTCTCGCGACCTTAGTCGGCCCCATCACGATCGGCATCGTGTCCACCGCCGCGGCCATCGACCTGGACCGCCGTCGCATTCCCAACTGGCTGACTTTCGGCGCATGGCTCGCAGCCCTGCCCATGCAGGCGGCCATCCACGGCATGGCCGCTGGGTCGCTGGCATGGCTCTATGGCTGGGCGGCCGGCCTGGCGCTCTTCCTGCCCTTCTACCTTCTGCGCGGCATGGCTGCGGGCGACGTCAAGCTGATGGCAGCCGTGGGCGCCTGGCTTGGCGCGGGCATGGTGCCGAAGATCGCGCTGGCGACATGGCTGATCGGTGGCGTCTGGGCGCTGACACTGCTTCTGCTCACCGGTCAGGCCCGCGCAACGCTGTCGAGGGTCGGCCACATGCTGCTAAGCATGGCCGTCCATCATCGCGCAGCACCCCCGCAAGCGCAGGCCAGTACCTCAGCCGGCTCCCTGCCCTACGGCGTTGCCATCGCCGCAGGCACGCTGGCCATGCTCTTTACCAGCACCTGA
- the cpaB gene encoding Flp pilus assembly protein CpaB produces the protein MKNTRAILMLLIALVAGVAAVVSASRWLVQQSSGSVKQVVVAANDLNLGQPLNGGQLRLVSWPAGSVPPGAFTDAKALEGRVVRTSLQRGEPILDAKLAPVGTKGGLSAVINDGKRAITVRVNDVVGVAGFALPGNYVDVIVNTNEEAKTSQNSSISKIVLEKILVLAVAQQVSRDETQPKVVNAVTLEVTPDQAEKLDVARSVGTLSLVLRNQMDVADINTGGATKGTLLGKAPEAPAKVVTKTETRTVVKTRTVAAAPARGNCIGVLAGMQGGVECF, from the coding sequence ATGAAGAACACACGCGCAATCCTGATGCTGCTGATCGCCCTGGTCGCCGGCGTGGCGGCAGTGGTATCGGCATCGCGATGGCTGGTCCAGCAGTCGTCCGGCTCGGTCAAGCAAGTGGTGGTCGCGGCCAACGACCTCAACCTCGGCCAGCCGCTCAACGGCGGCCAGCTGCGCCTGGTCAGCTGGCCGGCGGGCAGCGTGCCGCCGGGCGCATTCACCGACGCCAAGGCGCTGGAAGGACGCGTGGTCCGCACCAGCCTGCAGCGCGGCGAGCCAATTCTCGACGCCAAGCTGGCGCCGGTCGGCACCAAGGGCGGGCTGTCGGCGGTGATCAACGACGGCAAGCGCGCCATCACGGTCCGCGTCAACGACGTGGTCGGCGTGGCCGGCTTCGCGCTACCGGGCAACTACGTCGACGTGATCGTCAATACCAACGAAGAAGCGAAGACCAGCCAGAACAGCAGCATCTCGAAGATCGTGCTGGAGAAGATCCTGGTGCTGGCGGTCGCGCAGCAGGTCAGCCGCGACGAGACCCAGCCCAAGGTGGTCAACGCCGTGACGCTCGAAGTCACGCCCGACCAGGCCGAGAAGCTCGACGTGGCACGCAGCGTGGGCACGCTCTCGCTGGTGCTGCGCAACCAGATGGACGTGGCCGACATCAATACCGGTGGCGCCACCAAGGGCACGCTGCTGGGCAAGGCACCGGAGGCGCCGGCCAAGGTCGTGACCAAGACCGAGACCCGCACCGTGGTCAAGACGCGCACGGTGGCGGCAGCCCCCGCGCGCGGCAACTGCATCGGCGTGCTGGCAGGCATGCAGGGCGGCGTCGAGTGCTTCTGA
- a CDS encoding AAA family ATPase, which yields MLRILIVSEDADRLAEIHRISAAVGNFQAMTLQEGLGRFPLHASRLRMADLLVLELPAISPQQMQSIEMLRQQHPELPCILVTPAPSPDVLIRAMRAGIRDVLPWPVDKVQLSEALKRVEATHVPRAQDNGQVISVISCKGGAGTSFIAANLGDALARHLGKRVLVVDLNRHFGDLTYIVSDKIPPSTLPDICSQIDRMDSAFLEACLVHVDNGFDMLAGASDPVKASQIQKDKLEWILSVVQPAYDFVIFDLGQSIDPLSISVLDHSERICVVAEPAIAFGRPGRKLLDILSALRYPADKVRLVLNRTGRKHEMPRATMEEIFGVKAAFTLPDDPAAVDEAISHGEPVAKLSRRSAMTRALQAMATQLCTPAEAERRSRTESASPLRRLMLRAKST from the coding sequence ATGCTCAGAATTCTGATCGTTTCCGAAGACGCCGACCGGCTCGCCGAGATCCACCGGATCAGCGCCGCGGTGGGCAACTTCCAGGCCATGACGCTGCAGGAGGGCCTTGGTCGTTTCCCTCTGCATGCCAGTCGCCTGCGCATGGCGGATCTGCTTGTCCTGGAGTTGCCCGCCATCAGCCCCCAGCAGATGCAGTCGATCGAGATGCTGCGCCAGCAGCATCCCGAACTGCCATGTATCCTGGTGACGCCGGCGCCAAGCCCGGACGTGCTGATCAGGGCGATGCGCGCCGGCATCCGCGACGTACTGCCGTGGCCGGTTGACAAGGTCCAGCTGTCCGAGGCCCTCAAGCGCGTGGAAGCCACCCATGTGCCGCGCGCGCAGGACAACGGGCAGGTCATTTCCGTGATTTCCTGCAAGGGCGGTGCCGGCACCAGCTTCATCGCGGCCAACCTGGGCGACGCACTGGCGCGGCATCTGGGCAAGCGCGTGCTGGTGGTCGACCTGAACCGGCATTTCGGCGACCTGACCTATATCGTCAGCGACAAGATCCCGCCGTCGACCCTGCCGGATATCTGCAGCCAGATCGACCGCATGGACAGCGCCTTCCTGGAGGCCTGCCTGGTGCATGTCGACAACGGCTTCGACATGCTGGCGGGCGCGTCCGACCCGGTCAAGGCCAGCCAGATCCAGAAGGACAAGCTCGAGTGGATCCTCTCGGTGGTGCAGCCGGCCTACGACTTCGTGATCTTTGACCTGGGCCAGAGCATCGACCCGCTGTCGATCAGCGTGCTCGACCACAGCGAGCGCATCTGCGTGGTTGCCGAGCCGGCCATTGCCTTCGGCCGTCCGGGCCGCAAGCTGCTCGATATCCTGAGCGCCCTGCGCTATCCCGCCGACAAGGTCCGCCTGGTGCTCAACCGCACCGGCCGCAAGCACGAGATGCCGCGCGCCACCATGGAAGAGATCTTCGGCGTGAAGGCCGCCTTCACGCTGCCCGACGACCCGGCCGCGGTGGACGAGGCCATCAGCCACGGCGAGCCGGTGGCCAAGCTGAGCCGGCGCAGCGCCATGACGCGCGCGCTGCAGGCCATGGCCACGCAGCTGTGCACGCCGGCCGAGGCCGAGCGGCGCAGCCGCACCGAATCCGCATCGCCGCTGCGCCGCCTGATGCTGCGCGCCAAGAGCACCTGA
- a CDS encoding pilus assembly protein TadG-related protein, which produces MSTSGFARTTLTRRRRQRGAVAIIVGLSLAVLIGFVGLALDLGKLYVTKSELQNSVDACALAAARDVTGATPLLVSEAAGLTTGTSNAALFQGKAVEMFENLNVSYSDTPDNTFYTKDKVPYSLDKIKYVKCTAERTGIAHWFIQILNTLPGINIQPSTVNAMAVATTTSAQTACAIPVYICTPQTANPVRTAYNRGDWIKSKDEKDPYGPGSFGWADLTPPGGGASELADLLAGSGQCDLSVVGSKVGQPGSISSLIPAWNTRFGIYTGSYKGPEHGTPDFTGYSYSVTTWNSPNGGNAYSDFIQKRGTNEPYQTDANSGLSTHGTASTKAVHQAGADRRLVQVPVVNCNDLASTKQATVESWACMLMVQPMQDPSVKDVTYIEYLGSSKDPTSPCATQGVPGSSTGNGPRVPVLVQ; this is translated from the coding sequence ATGTCTACATCGGGCTTCGCACGGACCACGCTAACGCGGCGCCGGCGCCAGCGCGGCGCAGTGGCGATCATCGTCGGGCTGTCGTTGGCCGTGCTGATCGGCTTTGTCGGGCTGGCACTCGACCTGGGCAAGCTCTATGTAACCAAGAGCGAACTGCAGAATAGCGTCGATGCCTGCGCACTGGCGGCCGCGCGCGATGTAACGGGAGCCACTCCCCTGCTCGTGTCCGAAGCCGCCGGCCTGACCACGGGCACCAGCAACGCCGCCCTGTTCCAAGGCAAGGCGGTGGAAATGTTCGAGAACCTCAACGTCTCGTACAGCGATACTCCCGACAACACTTTCTATACCAAGGATAAGGTCCCCTACTCGCTCGACAAGATCAAATACGTCAAATGCACGGCCGAGCGCACGGGGATCGCCCACTGGTTCATCCAGATCCTCAACACGCTGCCAGGGATCAATATCCAGCCCAGCACCGTGAATGCCATGGCGGTCGCCACCACCACCAGTGCTCAAACGGCGTGCGCCATCCCGGTCTACATCTGCACGCCGCAAACCGCGAATCCGGTCAGGACCGCCTACAACCGCGGCGACTGGATCAAGTCCAAGGACGAAAAGGACCCCTACGGTCCTGGCAGCTTTGGCTGGGCCGACCTGACGCCCCCCGGAGGCGGCGCTTCCGAGCTGGCGGACTTGCTGGCCGGCTCTGGGCAGTGCGACCTGTCGGTAGTGGGCTCCAAGGTGGGGCAGCCAGGCAGCATCTCGTCGCTGATACCCGCGTGGAACACCCGCTTCGGGATCTATACCGGCTCCTACAAGGGACCCGAGCACGGCACACCGGACTTCACAGGCTATTCCTACAGCGTGACAACGTGGAATTCGCCGAACGGTGGCAACGCCTACTCCGACTTTATCCAGAAGCGCGGTACCAACGAGCCGTACCAGACCGACGCGAACAGCGGACTGTCGACTCATGGCACGGCTTCCACCAAGGCGGTCCATCAGGCTGGCGCCGACCGCAGGCTGGTACAGGTACCCGTGGTGAACTGCAATGACCTTGCCTCGACCAAGCAAGCCACGGTGGAGTCCTGGGCCTGCATGCTGATGGTGCAACCGATGCAGGATCCCAGCGTAAAAGACGTGACCTACATCGAGTACCTTGGCAGTTCGAAGGACCCCACCAGCCCGTGCGCGACCCAGGGCGTGCCCGGATCGAGCACGGGCAATGGCCCGCGCGTGCCAGTGCTGGTGCAATAG
- a CDS encoding TadE/TadG family type IV pilus assembly protein: MTPIRAPRLRSRQTGAAAIEFALVASILFMLLIGIAELSRVLFYWNTAGEATRLGARIAVVCDVTDTAIKDRMTSLMPLLKASNIQVAFEPSGCDADDDSARSSCRSVTVSVADITVKTFIPVVPITVSLPPFTTTLPRESLDSSTGGKICN, encoded by the coding sequence ATGACCCCGATCCGCGCTCCGCGCCTGCGTTCGCGCCAGACCGGCGCAGCCGCCATCGAGTTCGCCCTGGTCGCCAGCATCTTGTTCATGCTGCTGATCGGCATTGCCGAGCTTTCGCGCGTGCTGTTCTACTGGAACACCGCCGGCGAAGCGACCCGGCTGGGTGCCCGCATCGCGGTAGTGTGCGACGTCACCGACACCGCCATCAAGGACCGGATGACCAGTCTCATGCCCCTGCTGAAGGCCAGCAATATCCAGGTCGCATTCGAGCCCAGTGGTTGCGACGCCGACGACGACTCGGCGCGCAGTTCCTGCCGCTCTGTCACCGTCAGCGTGGCCGACATCACGGTCAAGACCTTTATTCCGGTGGTGCCGATCACGGTGTCGCTACCCCCGTTCACGACCACGTTGCCGCGGGAGAGCCTCGACTCCTCCACCGGCGGCAAGATCTGCAACTAG
- a CDS encoding Flp family type IVb pilin, protein MQKLLTAIADLVHDDAGVTSIEYALLGMLIAIAIVGAVSAVGDSVKSMYELIASKMP, encoded by the coding sequence ATGCAAAAGCTCCTCACCGCCATTGCGGATCTAGTGCACGACGATGCCGGCGTCACGTCCATCGAATACGCGTTGCTCGGCATGCTGATCGCAATCGCCATTGTCGGCGCGGTTTCCGCGGTCGGCGATAGCGTGAAGTCCATGTACGAACTGATCGCCTCCAAGATGCCCTGA